One Camarhynchus parvulus chromosome 26, STF_HiC, whole genome shotgun sequence genomic window carries:
- the LOC115913512 gene encoding uncharacterized protein LOC115913512 produces MASGLLRTEASSLRPPCRNFARGSCRWGQSCRFSHDRESARVCRYFQRGFCRYGEQCSYQHIQEEPVPVGTQYGLMPHCHCGQEPGTEPTAMDQDQREAQCTTACSMTCVAFKFPKVEVEVEEKDKKNIPAVGNIPRGAISGEFVPTKSRGASGVQPHGPALDPDSSDPKEAVLETATRTDPAKVPAEPAAEAALVTTAALRARSEAVVCGICMDRVYEKALPEERLFGILPNCSHAYCLGCIRRWRRSRAFQSAVIKACPECRIPSSYYIPHKYWISDVAEKEKLIRAFKARTGKIRCKFFLRGHCPFRSECIYLHELPASWLRWHRQRQLRMPVVFIPSSSDESSDEEDEELSRASTASTLSRGARSSCWVSRSWSHMKPLEGSSPGQGEEEEAQGPAQGRRRRQRHRPSCRPSPSPRREQQAELSGLPTSPDEDAETPEEPLLSLPSELSVLDRLGLHRVALTEQDLEAAFAHLALAFRCDVFTLQQRVQVERRARDAAEENIQEELGQCRAALERLGRSCANAGCKETLEQLQHDLTVLAAAVERATSAAEKLGAVHQEARMSRAAEVMVQHVENLKRHHLREHAELEEMKRLIQQNSHNRQLAESQDDVEPRLRPQPLKRTFQQGSARRRVSIAVIPKQLLPGASPESRAAPAGDLEPEGAQRWPSTPRSELEPQGQHSAVTGKLVTEADGRGSSTGSEEPEQLGLTSKGSAAELWRPWLFLPQHYWVFFWLLLLSIAFLLLVRVLELQRLQPAASPKA; encoded by the exons ATGGCATCTGGGCTGTTAAGGACCGAGGCAAGCTCTCTGAGACCCCCGTGCAG GAATTTTGCCCGTGGATCCTGCCGGTGGGGCCAGAGCTGCCGTTTCTCACACGACAGAGAATCAGCCCGGGTGTGCAGGTACTTTCAGCGTGGGTTCTGCCGTTAtggagagcagtgcag CTACCAGCACATCCAGGAGGAGCCAGTACCAGTAGGGACCCAATATGGTCTGATGCCTCACTGCCACTGTGGCCAGGAGCCTGGCACTGAGCCCACAGCCATGGACCAGGACCAGAGGGAAGCCCAGtgcaccacagcctgcagcatgACATGTGTGGCCTTCAAGTTCCCCAAAGTGGAGGTAGAAGTGGAAGAGAAAGACAAGAAGAACATCCCAGCAGTTGGTAACATCCCCCGTGGGGCCATCAGTGGAGAATTTGTCCCCACAAAATCTCGAGGTGCCTCAG GCGTCCAGCCACACGGGCCAGCACTGGATCCAGACTCCTCTGACCCCAAAGAGGCAGTTTTGGAGACAGCAACACGGACTGACCCTGCAAag gtccctgcagagccagctgctgaGGCAGCCCTGGTCACCACTGCAGCGCTGAGAGCCCGGAGTGAGGCTGTGGTGTGCGGCATCTGCATGGACAGGGTGTACGAGAAGGCGCTGCCCGAGGAGCGGCTCTTCGGGATCCTCCCGAACTGCAGCCACGCCTACTGCCTGGGCTGCATCCGCAGGTGGCGGCGCAGCCGCGCCTTCCAGAGCGCTGTCATAAA GGCCTGCCCAGAGTGCCGGATCCCCTCCAGCTACTACATCCCCCACAAATACTGGATCTCAGATGTGGCTGAGAAGGAGAAGCTCATCAGAGCCTTCAAGGCACGGACAGG GAAAATCAGGTGCAAATTCTTCCTGCGTGGCCACTGCCCGTTCAGATCAGAGTGCATCTACCTGCACgagctgcctgccagctggCTGCGGTGGCACAGACAGCGCCAGCTGAGGATGCCCGTG gtgtTCATCCCTTCTTCCTCTGACGAGAGCTCTGacgaggaggatgaggagctctCGCGTGCTTCGA CTGCCTCCACGCTGAGCAGAGGAGCTCGAAGCTCCTGCTGG GTGAGCCGCTCCTGGAGCCACATGAAGCCGCTCGAAGGGAGCTCGCCGGgacagggggaggaggaggaggcgcaGGGACCGGCCCAGGGgcgccggcggcggcagcggcaccGGCCGAGCTGCCGGCCCAGCCCCTCACCGCGGAG ggagcagcaggcagagctgtccGGGCTCCCCACGTCTCCGGATGAAG ATGCAGAAACCCCGGAGGAGCCGCTGCTGAGCCTCCCCAGTGAGCTCTCAGTGCTGGACAGGCTTGGCTTGCACAG GGTGGCTCTGACCGAGCAGGATCTGGAG GCAGCCTTTGCCCACCTGGCCCTGGCTTTTCGCTGCGACGTGTTCACCCTGCAGCAACGGGTGCAGGTGGAGAGACGGGCGCGGGatgcagcagaggaaaacatccaggaggagctggggcagtgccGGGCTGCCCTGGAG AGGCTGGGCCGATCCTGTGCCAATGCAGGCTGCAAGGAGAcgctggagcagctgcagcacgaCCTGAccgtgctggcagcagctgtggagagggcaaccagtgctgcagagaagcTGGGGGCTGTGCACCAG gaggccCGGATGAGCCGGGCAGCAGAGGTGATGGTGCAGCACGTGGAGAACCTGAAGCGGCACCACCTGCGGGAGCACGCggagctggaggagatgaaGCGCCTGATCCAGCAGAACTCCCACAACCGGCAGCTGGCAGAGAGCCAGG ATGATGTGGAGCCACGGCTGAGGCCTCAGCCCCTGAAGAGGACTTTCCAGCAG GGGTCTGCCCGCCGCAGGGTCAGCATCGCCGTCATCCCCAAGCAGCTCCTG CCAGGTGCCAGCCCTGAGAGccgagcagccccagcaggtgaCCTGgagccagagggagcccagcgctggcccagcacccccag gagcGAGCTGGAGCCACAGGGCCAGCACAGCGCCGTGACTGGGAAGCTGGTGACAGAGGCAGATGGCAGAGGATCCAGCACAGGGAGCgaggagccagagcagcttgGGCTGAC GTCCAAGGGCTCTGCAGCGGAGCTGTGGCGTCCGTGGCTCTTCCTCCCACAGCACTACTGGGTTTTCTTCTGGCTGCTTCTCCTGAGCAtcgccttcctcctcctcgtccgtgtcctggagctgcagaggctgcagcctgcagcatcACCCAAGGCTTAG